One region of Zingiber officinale cultivar Zhangliang chromosome 7B, Zo_v1.1, whole genome shotgun sequence genomic DNA includes:
- the LOC122007402 gene encoding uncharacterized protein LOC122007402, with product MDPEEQVPFSTRVLGEKLPKGYRPPAIGEYDGSHDPEDHLRKFRNATLLHQYSDVIKRRVFLNTLSDSTQKWFDGLPNGCITCFHNFKTVFLRHFANSRKNHKTDHCLFTLKQEPAEPLRSYIKRFNQVAQDVPSATSEILMSVFSHELIEGEFFRDLIRDLVTNFDEMLGEVASYINVEETQATRRKADKVPTSTNKPEKRSPQPPAQPLLRTRDARPPFGPGLDTRPVPRVAVVQALRPGSWGPRYCTYHRSHTHATSGCLQFARDSRRAAELDLPPPEIVPRTQQRILTHQQVTVGAGQPGRPQPDLARQGNQQPGRDQGPGEAKEEENRGNTKIREIGIISGGPTNDIKLILSGI from the coding sequence ATGGATcctgaggagcaagtgccattTTCTACAAGGGTGCTCGGGGAAAAGTTGCCCAAGGGATACAGGCCTCCTGCtattggagaatatgatggtaGTCACGACCCGGAGGATCATCTCCGTAAGTTTAGGAACGCCACCCTGTTGCATCAGTATAGTGATGTCATCAAACGCCGAGTGTTCTTGAATACTTTATCCGACTCGACACAAAAATGGTTTGACGGGTTGCCGAACGGGTGCATCACTTGTTTCCACAATTTCAAAACTGTCTTCCTGCGCCATTTCGCCAACAGCAGGAAGAACCATAAAACTGACCATTGCCTCTTCACTCTTAAGCAAGAGCCAGCTGAGCCCTTGCGAAGTTATATCaagcgcttcaatcaggtggctcaAGACGTTCCATCGGCCACCTCTGAAATACTGATGAGCGTCTTCTCTCATGAATTAATAGAGGGGGAGTTCTTCCGGGACCTCATTCGGGATCTCGTAACGAACTTCGACGAGATGCTGGGGGAGGTCGCCAGCTATATCAATGTGGAAGAGACTCAGGCTACTCGAAGAAAAGCAGACAAGGTGCCTACTTCCACCAACAAACCAGAAAAGAGGTCACCTCAACCGCCAGCCCAACCTCTTCTGCGTACTCGGGATGCCCGACCACCCTTCGGTCCCGGTCTGGATACCCGACCGGTTCCACGGGTGGCAGTTGTTCAAGCCCTAAGGCCTGGGTCATGGGGACCGCGCTACTGCACTTACCATCGCTCCCACACCCATGCCACCAGTGGCTGCCTTCAGTTCGCCCGAGACTCTAGGCGTGCCGCTGAGCTGGACCTACCTCCGCCAGAAATCGTGCCCAGGACTCAACAAAGGATACTGACCCACCAACAGGTCACGGTCGGGGCAGGTCAACCTGGCAGGCCTCAACCTGATCTTGCTAGACAAGGGAATCAGCAGCCCGGTCGCGACCAGGGGCCTGGGgaagccaaggaagaagaaaatcgaGGCAACACAAAAATTCGGGAGATTGGCATAATCTCTGGAGGGCCCACAAACGAcatcaaattgatcctgtccggaatctaa